The Nicotiana tomentosiformis chromosome 2, ASM39032v3, whole genome shotgun sequence genome includes the window TcttcaattaactaaaataagCATGTAGTTGAATAAATAGAGAAATCTAAAGGCTCAGTTATaacctctgttttaaaaggcgtttctggggcgagccccggggcgaggcgtaccaaaaacgcgtcggggcgatggtgtggggcgaaagtctcaagaggcgtatgccccgcaatttggggcgtacgcccgaGAGTTCGGGGCGcgttttttagtaaggagtaagccctagagaatttttcaaattaaaacaaaatttgttgaattagtccttcatataatactcaaaatttcaaaagtcagtttggtaattactcaaaaggtttaaaaaggaactcaaaagtattaaatttaaaagtaaagactttttttattgatttaagctctaattcatagttttttcaattttttatcttgtccgctagtctgctaatatctcccaaaagcaacgaatatttaattttttttacaaatacaaagagaactatatttttcttcataacagcaaattcaaagttcaaattgcaggttaatcatcctttttgttcttgcatatagaaaactttattcttttagattcaaattacttgtgcttgtaagtaacgtataatagattgtttgattagttttttgtgaggatggagcacacatatatatagttttcttcaatatttatgcaattttacttgtttataaatattaactgtcattatattattttttaaaatattaaaaattaaatacctatgggacTTACGCCCCgcgcctcggggcttacgcccacgctttttaaaacactggttATAACAAAACATATCAAGAGTTCCTATAAAAAGTTCCATCAAAATCTTAGaaagaaatttagctactcatagtcaTGCTAACAATAACATTAACAATTGAAAGCATTAATCTATAAACTAAGAAAGAGTGGAAGAAAAACTCTTGATCCGGTGCGTGCAATTCTTCTGGCCGTCTTTTCCTCCTCAAAAGTTATAACCTCTAAaatctaggttacataggtattTATATACTATGCTACAATTAGGGCCGAAATAACTATGTCTTAAGCTGTCTAGGCGTCCAAAAAGTCTCGGAATAGGGCTTGGCGCGTTGTGCCCAATCAACCTTGCCCTGGAGCTCGCCTAGCGCCGTCCGGGGCTCGGTTCTTGGTGCCTTAAACCTCGCAAGGCATCACGTAAGGCGCCGACTTTTGGTTGCCTAGCACCCTCTGGAGTCTGGAGCACCATTCTTTCCTTGCCTAGTACTGGGGAACCATTTTCACCGAGCCTTGCTCCGTGTAAGGCACCAATTTCACTACGTGCTCTACATCATTATTTTGGTGCCAATTTTTGCAATTTATTTCATGTCTAATACACataaaataactcaattaagctcAAACGTTGcacaaattattattattttatatagaATATAGCTAGGGTAAATAAAAGTATGAAAGTATAATAATTTAGACATCAGTTACAACAGACTATATCTCATATAGAGAAGTTGAATAAAGACTTTAGCTTCCCACCTTATTTTCAATGTATTTAAGTTTTATTTATTGaagttatataaatatttatttataaatatatatttatatatatgtatatatattgaatTTGAATAACCTGATTTAATACAGACACCTATATATTAATCACTACTACATATTCTCAattcatttttggtaatttttatcatataagaccacaaaataaaaaaaaaatcctcTTTACTATTTTAAACTTCACGCCTAGTTACATAAAACAAAATAGATGGAATAATTCAGCTAACTAACCAAGTTGACGGGTCTAGAATGATCTCGTCCTTTAGGACAAGGCCATTGAGTAGGGAAACCGATGTAATGGTGACTAAAATCTTTGGTCCGCCTTAATTATGAATTGCAGAATTTATTAACTATATTCCCCTTACTGAAATTGGCCAAACAAATGTAACCTTTTCAAGTCCTTCTCTTTGAAGTCTAATTCAGTGAGATTGCTTCAAACTTGTCGcaaatctatattatattaaaagcacgaaaattCTTAGAAAAATGTTGTTTGCGTTTTTTATCCTTAAAATTTGATTTTTAACTAGACAAGatagtcattttattattttcctaAAGTTTAGGAgtttgaagtcaactaaaattatgGTCATTAAGTCATTCCTTATTTGATCAATGTAGAAACTCTTAATATTTAATAACTTAAAATAAGGTTTACTAATATAAAtcctttatttatttgaataattgTGTGATGtaaaatatgttaaaagtgaAACCTTGAAGCTGGCTTTTTAGAATACGTGATGTTAAGTATGTTAAAAATTAGTGTATTATATGTGAAACTCAAGGCATAAAAGACTTCTCAGTTCAACTAAAATTAAGCATGTTATAAGTTATTTATGCTTCTTTTACATGATTAGTTTCTTATTATGTAGTGAAATAAAAATTTTATCATTACTTTGATAAGTTTAAAGTTATCATCAATCTTTTGTTAGATGTTTTTATTAAATGTGGCTCATAAATTACTTTTTTCGCCTTTTTAGTTCTTTAATCCATTGGCTGCTAATTGTAGTTCTTTATATCATCTAATTTGTGGTATAATGGTTTGACATTAGCTATTGGGGTATTATAACTTTTAGCTCAGGttagaaactatttacatctggtagccgaaaaagtatataaaacttgtataattttatatataacataaaaaatgtatatatatacaaataatatataaattttatatattttttcggctattatttttatagcGGTTACACAGTGTCATTTTTCCTTAGTTATTTTGTAGGCTCTAAATTgtcaattattcattttattttctAGGAGTTGTAGGACCAACCTTTACTCCCAAATTTCAAACAAACACAATTATGATTATTTTCATGTTATTGACAAATCTTTGAATAATTATGATAAAAGTATGTCATAGAagatatttaattaaatttaatgTTGATAGGCTTTTCAACTTAAAAAATGAAGACTTAACCTATATAGCCGGTCATCCAACCGCTTAACTAAACATAGCCAgcgaatgtataatatatgtctACCAGGTAGGAAAAGTAAATAGTGAGTAAATAGTGAATCCGTCCGGCTATTTATATAAAAAATCCTTTTGAAAATAGATTTTACACTACACAAAGTTATCCTTTAATTATTctcttaatatttaagattttaaaatcaactaaaatttataGTTCAAAATGTAGCTGTTGGATTCTACTTTTGCTATAGTAATATATTCTTTTTTAATCTGTTAGAAACAATTCATATAGTAGTTCTTATTGATTAAAGAAAAATGGACCGTCTTTTGTTAGTTAGTTGAAGATGTTAGTGTCTATTAGAACGAACTTGAAAATTACCACACAAAAAAATGAACTTGAACATagcttttcaaaaaaaaaaaaaaaatcttaaatcTTCAAATGCTATGTGTTCTTACTGAAATTAAAAAGGAAGTATGATAATTTGTGAAATTAAAGTGATAAAATTAAAGAGATGGCCATGAATTTAAGTTGAATATATAGAATGATGATATTTGAGGAATTCTATGAGACAATTTCTCTTTATTTATTGAGTTATCTATATTGGATTAATATTCATCAATTTCAAaagtttaaacttttattttGTAATTCAGATATAATTTGAATATACTATTTATCTggtttttataaaaaaaagttTACTTATTGAAGTTGGGTATCCTAAGACTAGTCTTTACTAAAAACTGTTTTAAGTTTTCAGAAGCATAAAcaataaggaaaaacaaaacaaagCATCAGGACTAAGAAGAACTACTTATAAACATTAAATAATTCCATCTCAATTGGTAAGCATTAGAATGAAGTAAATATAATTAAGTCATCACGAATTGATCAAGAGCATTCTAATTACTGTTAATAACATTAAAAGACCAACAAACGAAGAAGGGAAAACAAATAACACTAGGTAGTCAAGCCAAATTCATTACATAAACTTTTCAAATAGCTAGTGCAATCTGTAGGCAAGAAGGAGATTTTGTTTGCAACAAGATCATATCCAATTAGGAAATTTGCCTGCGCCAAGTTTCCAAAAATAGCAACTTCCTCTGCTGGCACTATTGTAAGACAAACCAAACCTTCCTCCACTTCTGTAAACGTGCTCGAAGTCGACAACTCTAAATCTGCATCTGTAAAATGCGCGACAATCTTGGGAGCATCGATAGTACCATTCTCAGACTCGTAACAGAGACCAAAAGTGCCCGAAGGATCATCTTTCTTAGTAGCATTAATCGAATCCACTAACGTTAATTCCAAACTCGAGTAAAATTCGCTAGGCAGCAATGTTAATGTCGTACCAGAATCAATTCTAATGTTCCCTTGACTAAGTTTATGTGACTGGTGGCATTAGAAATTGATGATTGTAATGGAATTGGGATTAAACAATAAGAGAATTTTCCATTGATTTCTTTATCCAATTGGTTGATAATTGAAACTTCACCGCCACCTAAGCCAATAATACCAGAAGTATAGTTATTGAACGTGCCACTATTGTCATGATCGCAACCAAAGACAACATTAGGAATGGAAACATTATTTCCATAAGTACAAGGAAATGTGAATTTCTGAAAAGCAAGGTCACCAATAGTTTGTGATTGGTCACCATAACTCATTTGATATTCACAAATATTTCCTCACACAAGAAGAAGTCCCTAGTGATGCACATTCTTCAGCATTACACCCTACAGTTTTATAAGTAGAGCTTTTTTGGGAATCAAAAAGGGGGGCTAATTGTTGGAAACAATTAGTGCAAGGCATACATTGTGTCCATGTTAAGTCACTATCAGTGTCAGCTATGGCTACAATTTCAACTGGTGGAGTTCCAATAGATATTTTCATGAGATATTCTCCTGGGATTGGAAAAATATCCGATTGGATTGTGTCATTAGCACTAGCAAAGGAATTTTTCTTGAAGAAAGATGCCCGTGAAAATGAGCGGCGGAAGGCGTTTCGAAGACGCTTTGATGGAGTGTTTGATGGGTTGTAGAGGGTGAAAGAGTAGAATCGAGGTGCATAAGATCAAGGGTGAAACCATTTTCGCCACAAGTGCGTATTATTTTTCGGCAAGAAATCAAAGAAAGATGAAAGAAAGCTAAAAAGAGTATGGTAGGAAAAAGAGTGCGAGATTTAGTATTGACCATATTGGTGACAAGGGTTTATGAGAGTTGATATTGTATTCAAGAATGATGAGAAATGATGAAGAAAAGCTTGTGATTAGTATCATTTTATAGGTGAAAATAAACGAATGGGAATGCATGTAAGAATTTGGAAAGTCAACAGGAAATATGGGATTCAGGGGGGATGCATATTAACTTGGCAAAGACACCAAATGCAAAGTAAGAAGTGAAACATTTCTTGAAAATTAAAAACATGAGTTTCAATTTCCATAGATGAGACAAGTATATTATTAAATGACTACGTCGAAAAAGATTCATTTAATATACTCTTTTCCCCCATATTTCTATTCACACCATTGTGTAACACAATGCATTGATTTTCTAggcatggattgttttgctttcGTTAAGAAATATAACATGATTTTTATAAAACCATTTAATACTGCATGTACGAGTTTTGACCTATTACCTTCCTGCCGTAAAAAGA containing:
- the LOC108948024 gene encoding aspartic proteinase CDR1-like; protein product: MTLTQEAVLLKVQFQEAKEKWSEVQDVVLTVTKREVVSIEMLNNLKATLNSKVEEAAATEEKHAQMDKNYKGVMEHNKVYNFIIRDPHLSFQATRSEQNSLSTEVDQLKSKLQRQEDSLIVEKIYSMSLPVQPDATDSSGYSSAFSGTEEELEGDDDEGQGLESAADPPSSSGGANVLFPQVMGMHANDTIQSDIFPIPGEYLMKISIGTPPVEIVAIADTDSDLTWTQCMPCTNCFQQLAPLFDSQKSSTYKTVGCNAEECASLGTSSCKFTFPCTYGNNVSIPNVVFGCDHDNSGTFNNYTSGIIGLGGGESHKLSQGNIRIDSGTTLTLLPSEFYSSLELTLVDSINATKKDDPSGTFGLCYESENGTIDAPKIVAHFTDADLELSTSSTFTEVEEGLVCLTIVPAEEVAIFGNLAQANFLIGYDLVANKISFLPTDCTSYLKSLCNEFGLTT